Proteins from one Solibacillus sp. FSL R7-0668 genomic window:
- a CDS encoding phage portal protein → MLEGIKGFLRKVGVKLGLIKQLESVASHKKVSLPENFYQKILMWRELHKGYYAEMHDLKYRNIEKGEQTRVMATLGMPKVIANEMATLIFNERCNISISDDGYGKFIEDVFTDNKFNGNFQQYLEFMFAQGGTVVKPYVKNGKVQLSYVTGDCFLPISWSNSNITEGVFVSEIRKQGKVYTHLEWHTFEGQSYVITNELYESATGTDLGTKVSLAVLFPDLEPVVSVSNVSRPLFAYFKPAIANNIDSTVPLGVSIYANSYDTIKALDIAFDSFIREFRLGRKRILVPSHMVKTVIDTDGTAHRYFDATDETYEAFNGDMDDKQIKDISIELRVEEHIGAINAFLNILAMQTGFSSGSFSFDGKSVKTATEVVSENSKTFRTKQSHENVIEQGITDLIECIGVVAQLYGLYTPPAEYDVTVTFDDSIAQDRTADINEQILLVSAGLQSKVKALRKIHGLTEEEARQLLDEIKAESQLGDDDVIDFYKKDKKRTDA, encoded by the coding sequence ATGCTAGAAGGAATTAAAGGTTTTTTACGGAAAGTAGGTGTGAAATTGGGCTTAATCAAACAGTTGGAGAGCGTCGCGAGCCATAAAAAAGTGTCGTTACCCGAAAACTTTTATCAAAAAATACTCATGTGGCGAGAGCTGCACAAGGGCTATTATGCCGAAATGCATGATTTAAAATATCGTAACATCGAAAAAGGTGAGCAAACGCGCGTAATGGCAACGCTAGGCATGCCGAAAGTGATTGCTAATGAAATGGCAACACTTATTTTTAATGAGCGTTGTAATATCAGTATTTCCGATGATGGCTACGGCAAATTTATCGAGGATGTTTTTACCGATAATAAATTTAACGGCAATTTTCAGCAGTATCTTGAGTTTATGTTTGCACAGGGCGGTACGGTTGTAAAACCGTACGTAAAAAACGGTAAGGTGCAGCTCTCTTATGTTACGGGCGATTGCTTTTTACCAATTAGCTGGAGCAATAGTAATATCACCGAGGGTGTCTTTGTTAGCGAGATACGCAAGCAAGGCAAAGTTTACACACATTTAGAGTGGCACACGTTTGAGGGGCAATCTTATGTGATTACCAACGAGCTGTATGAGAGTGCTACTGGCACGGATTTAGGTACAAAGGTTTCGTTAGCTGTTTTATTCCCTGACCTTGAGCCGGTGGTGTCTGTATCAAACGTTTCACGTCCACTATTTGCTTATTTTAAGCCTGCGATTGCCAACAATATCGACAGCACCGTGCCGTTGGGTGTGTCCATTTACGCTAACTCATACGATACGATTAAGGCGCTCGACATTGCATTTGATAGCTTTATTCGTGAGTTTAGGCTAGGACGCAAGCGTATTTTAGTGCCGTCTCACATGGTTAAAACAGTCATCGATACAGATGGTACTGCGCACCGTTATTTTGATGCGACAGACGAGACGTATGAGGCATTTAACGGAGATATGGATGACAAACAAATAAAAGATATATCGATTGAGTTGCGCGTTGAGGAGCATATAGGGGCTATCAACGCGTTTTTAAATATTCTCGCAATGCAAACTGGCTTTAGTAGTGGTTCATTTAGTTTCGATGGTAAGTCTGTAAAGACCGCTACCGAAGTTGTGAGCGAGAATAGCAAGACGTTCCGTACAAAGCAGAGTCATGAAAATGTAATTGAGCAAGGCATTACGGATTTAATCGAGTGCATTGGTGTGGTCGCGCAGCTTTACGGCTTGTATACACCACCAGCCGAATACGATGTAACAGTCACCTTTGACGATTCAATCGCACAGGATCGCACGGCAGATATTAATGAGCAGATTTTACTTGTGTCCGCTGGATTGCAATCTAA
- a CDS encoding sigma-70 family RNA polymerase sigma factor yields the protein MAGQGQMDIGYMIGEYRFWKKEIMRLESVMWGGYNPSRSEGVAQYGIEAVMPKGSLIRSARELDQMDARERIQYKRWEKLSSYIYALDCGFEILREEKLQTIYDCLLDGMTYRQIAEHLNTSKDFVRIKRNQIISQISQNSQIRAMLTPEKTAV from the coding sequence ATGGCAGGGCAAGGGCAAATGGATATTGGTTATATGATTGGTGAGTACAGATTTTGGAAAAAAGAAATTATGCGCCTTGAAAGTGTAATGTGGGGTGGGTACAATCCATCGCGTTCTGAAGGTGTGGCGCAATATGGTATTGAAGCAGTTATGCCAAAAGGAAGTTTAATTCGTTCTGCACGCGAATTAGATCAGATGGATGCACGGGAACGAATCCAGTATAAGCGCTGGGAAAAGTTAAGCTCCTACATTTATGCATTAGATTGCGGCTTTGAGATATTGCGAGAAGAAAAGTTGCAGACGATTTATGACTGTTTGTTAGATGGCATGACGTACCGTCAAATCGCCGAGCATCTGAATACTTCAAAAGATTTTGTACGTATCAAACGCAATCAGATAATTAGCCAAATTAGCCAAAATAGCCAGATTCGTGCAATGTTGACACCTGAAAAAACGGCGGTGTAA
- a CDS encoding PBSX family phage terminase large subunit: MSKPTIDIQENVNPHFKPVWTTTKPYNILRGGRNSFKSSVIALLLVYKMIQMICRGEKANIIVIRKVANTIRDSVYLKIQWAIRKFDMTDDFDMTVSPFRITHRGTGSSFSFYGQDDFQKLKSNDIGNIIAVWYEEAAEFKSAEEFDQTNTTFMRQKHPLVAMVLFFWSYNPPRNPYHWINEWSDEMAASPQHLVHHSSFKDDVLGFVTEQMLVEIERIKTNDNDYYLYLYEGLPVGLGTNIYNINLFQLIDEIPQDEHIILIDSASDTGHQVSATSHGSFGLTNKGNVILLDTYYYSPANKANKKAPSELSSDFKEWSDKQVAQYGKYFDVQTIDSAEGALRNQVYKDHGIRLHPITKKKKVDMIDNVHTLLAQGRVYVLDTPNNKIFIDEHKKYQWDADTLESDDPKVIKEDDHTCDMFQYYVNDNLRKLGLKQ, from the coding sequence ATGAGTAAGCCGACCATCGACATACAAGAAAATGTTAATCCGCACTTTAAACCTGTATGGACTACAACAAAGCCGTACAATATTTTGCGTGGTGGTCGTAACTCGTTTAAGTCATCAGTTATTGCGCTGTTGCTTGTTTATAAAATGATTCAGATGATTTGCCGAGGTGAAAAAGCCAACATCATTGTCATTCGTAAAGTCGCTAATACAATTCGCGACAGTGTGTATTTAAAAATTCAGTGGGCCATTCGTAAATTTGACATGACGGACGATTTTGATATGACCGTTTCGCCGTTTAGGATTACGCACAGGGGCACAGGCTCATCGTTTAGTTTTTACGGTCAAGATGATTTCCAAAAATTAAAGTCGAATGACATAGGTAACATCATCGCTGTTTGGTACGAGGAGGCTGCTGAATTTAAAAGCGCCGAGGAATTTGACCAAACCAATACGACATTTATGCGTCAAAAGCACCCGTTAGTAGCGATGGTGCTATTTTTTTGGTCTTATAATCCACCACGTAACCCGTACCACTGGATAAATGAGTGGTCGGATGAAATGGCAGCATCTCCACAACATTTAGTCCATCACTCAAGTTTTAAAGATGATGTACTTGGATTTGTTACGGAGCAAATGTTAGTTGAGATTGAGCGTATCAAAACGAACGATAATGACTATTATCTGTATCTGTACGAGGGTTTGCCTGTTGGTTTAGGAACGAACATTTACAATATTAATCTTTTCCAACTTATCGATGAGATACCGCAGGACGAGCACATCATTTTAATTGATAGTGCATCTGATACGGGGCATCAGGTGTCAGCAACTTCACACGGCTCTTTTGGATTGACCAATAAGGGTAATGTCATTTTGCTAGATACGTATTATTACAGTCCAGCCAATAAAGCCAATAAAAAAGCACCTAGTGAGCTTTCTAGTGATTTTAAGGAGTGGTCAGATAAACAGGTAGCACAATATGGTAAATACTTCGATGTGCAAACAATTGATAGTGCAGAGGGTGCGCTACGCAACCAAGTATATAAAGATCATGGCATACGGCTACACCCAATCACCAAAAAGAAAAAGGTGGACATGATAGACAACGTCCATACTTTGTTGGCACAAGGACGGGTGTACGTTTTAGATACGCCGAATAACAAAATTTTTATCGATGAACACAAAAAATATCAATGGGATGCCGATACATTGGAATCAGACGACCCAAAGGTTATTAAAGAGGATGACCATACGTGCGATATGTTCCAATATTATGTAAACGATAATTTGCGCAAATTAGGGCTGAAACAATAG